The genomic interval TCAAAACCAGATGCTTTGAGAAGCAAGCACACACTCCAGGCACAAACCTGCCTCCTAACACTAGATGAGACTGGTTTCAACCATGAATTGCATGCCAGCCATGAGCAAGAAAGACTAGGACTTATTACCCTTATCTATTTCAGCAAGCAGCACTCCAATATAAATGCACTCTCTGGCCTTTAGTTGTCATATCTGTGACACACTTGAAAATCCTCTTGCAGCGCAAGCGCAGCTTTTCTTTGCCTCTCCTCTCCACAGTCTCTCCTGacaacagaaaagaggatttcTCAGAATCCCTTTCCCAGAAAGCCTGTTTTCATTCACCACAGAGCAACAATTCgctttctctgcctgctgcatGCTAGAGGATCACTCCCGCTCTCTGACCCACACCTCAGCTAGCACTGCTTCTATGTCCCACATACCCCCACACTGCTTTTCTCCATGACGGTGCTGTTCTGTGGCATTAGGACATCTCTTGTCTTGACTCTTTTTACCTGCTCTCAGTAGCAGCAGGCTACTGGTTTAGTGACAAGTGGATGCAGCATTTCCAGTCCCCCCAGTTCTGCCCAACTGGCTTTACTGCCACTGCCAGATCCAAACACTactgtcatgaaaaaaaaaacccaaaaccagatAAAGCAACCTTGGTTAGCAAACCTTAGCAGAGCTTTctcagttttgttctgttttttaattacattagaCAATAACTACAAGGAAATGGAATTTTATGGCCCATTTTTAGCCCTCCAGTTaaaaagatgtgttttcttATCTTACAAATACTTTTACAAACACTTTAAGCATTTGCAGCCTCCCTGCTAGAaaacttcaatttaaaaacataaatttaaGTTCCACTATTTATTCAGGTGCAACCCTGACTCTCAGGATTTGGATGTTGCTCAGTCAGGGTTGCACCTGGATAAATcaggaaatttaattttgggAGGTGCGACATGCTGGATGTTTATAGGATGAAGGACTCCACTGCAAGTCTAACAATGCAAGTCAAGCGCACTGCACATCCACACACTTATTTCTGCGGAGCACACTCTTGCGCTCAGACAGCAATAGAGTGATCTGCTGTATTTGACGCAACCTGGGACCACAGTTGTACAGCTGGATCTGAACCCAAGGAAGGAGCTTGGGTTCCCAGCAAGTAGCTCCAAGTCAAAACCCACTAcaccagaaataaaatccagaaaTTCAGCCTAGgtaattaaaacaacatttaagAGCAAAGGTCATCATATTCAATGTGCTGACTGTGGGAAATGGTTCTGCTGAAAGGCAAGTAAGTCTGCTGCAAAAAGCTAGTTAACTGTCACTGGGAAAGGCAACTACTGCTTGCTGCATGGCCTTGTGCTGCTTGAAAATAGCAGGATTTCTTGGTTTTTAGTGTTTCTATGCTcttgttttgcagtttctttcatTGCAGCTCAGACTGGTTATGAATACTGCAAAAAAAGGTCTCCACAAAACCGAACAACTCCTCAATCTCAACGCTAAACGTGCAGGAGTGCAGCGGAACAAGAGAGGGGAATGGCCAAACTAGAGCTGCTGCTCAGTGGAAAGGCACTCGCTACAGCTCTCAGATTCCTCTACCTAGTGCCCAAGGCTTCCTCTCTGAAGcagcctgaaatatttcagttgccAATTAAGGCTTTATTCAGCATGACTGGGAAGTTTTATATACAGCAAGAGGGAATGTTCTACCCACTTGGTGGCTTCCTTAATTCCTCAAGCTTCACACCTCTGCTATAAAGAAACACCTTTTATTACTAATTACAGCATCTACTTCCATTGTCCACTCTCTCATTCAGGCTTCTTCGGGGGTGAGTAAAATCCATTCTGACATAGTCTCTACCTGATGATTATTTTACTCTACGATACAGACACAAACATACACCATCTTTCTCTCCATCCTCGTATTATTTGCCCCACAGCAGTGAGGCTCCCAGACACACACAGGGTACGAGTACGACCTGTCCAAATCCATGGTCAGCTTTGAACAGTTGATGCACGGGAACAGCCGCCCCTCTCATTGCAACCGGGCGACTGTACAACTCACTGACAGTGTGCTTGTAGGGTGGGACACTCGCCTATCCCAATGGCTGCCAAAGTATTTGCTCAGGTTATAGCTTGTGGCTGCCACGTTGCATGCTATCTGTGAGTGAACAAAGGCACACAAACGTATATCCCACAGAAGCTGTGCTGTATATAAGACAAGACAGGGTTTGCAGGGGGAGGCAAGCGTTTATTAGACCCCGTGATGTAGCTGGGAAACACAAACGTGGCTTCAGGTACATAATCCCGTTCATCAGGACTCTGATAACGAAGGAttcatatttctgaaagcttaTTTCCGCTTTCCAATCACATCTTTTGTTAGTGTTTGATAGGATCTTTCCCCGCGACCCCGTTTCAAGGCCTGCCCTCGCGTACCAGACACACTCACCTTGGCCAGGTCGAGGGGGGTTTTTACTTCCTCTACAGGTGCACTTGGCTCAGCATACGCAGGCGTCTCCTGCTTGTTCCTTCCTTTGCGCTTACCCTTTTTTGCTTGGTCTCCAGCCCGAGGCACTTCCGAAGTCTCTGGAAGCGTGCGTAAGCACAAAGAAAGGCTGGGTAACTACCAGCACTAGAAGGATGTCCCTGAACTTACTTGGTGAATGAAAATAGGCTTTACACTGTCACAACAGACAGAAATAGGACCAGTCACGGGCATTCGTGGCACATAATTGTTTATAAACAGAATAACTGAGACAAGCTTATTTGAGACTTTAATCCCTTCCTCCCCATACCACTCACCATCTTTTTTCCGATACGCTGGCAAAGGCTCAGACGGCAGCTGGGAGGATTTCCGCCACCTGGCCAGGAGTTCTTCTAAAAAGCGACTCTTCTTCCCGTCAGTCCCCTGAATAAGGTCAACAACGTACTCCCGGATCTCGTCCTCATTCGTTATTGACAAGATGTACCTGCAAGAGgatgggatggaaaaaaatgggtaaGGGGGCTTTTGTTCTGAGGAAACCAACGGTCTAATCGCACATGTATGCTATTTATCTCTTCTTTTCAGATCAGGTGTCCACAGAGACCGTGGTAAGGAACGGGTTTACGAGTCAAATTTTGAGACAGGCGCTTTGGGAAAGCCTTGTGAAATTTAGAGACAGACGCTTTGGGAAATCCCTTGTGgctgtttcactgaaaaaaaacataaggTAAATGatctttctgcctctgttccAGTGCGGAGTGACACCCCCCCACCAACCTCTCTGCCAAACACTAAAAAATTCACTCTAAGATCCCAGGTGCCACCAGGTCacataaaaaaatctaaccATAAACCAACAAGCTCCTGCTTAAACACAAGGAGACAGCAGCACGCCCTTCCTCACCCACCCACAACGATCCCTGacccctccccaccacctcccGCCCCCCGGTACCCTCACGGGGCACCCACCCGCAGGACAACCCAGGGCGCACATCGCCGGGTTCCCCGAAAGCTGCTCCGAAAACACCATTCGCCCTCCGTGTTGGCCCACGAGGCCGAGAGGGACCCGGAGGCGACGCGAGGGGCCACCGCGGCTTGTCACAGCGGGCCGGCGAGGAGGGACCCGCCAGGCCCCGGCGAAAAGCACGGCCCCGAGCGGGGCCCGCCGCGGCTCCTGCCCGCCCCggcgcccccggccccgctcaccTCACGACCTCCTCGCCCACGTCCAGCCCGAAGTCTCCGCGCAGGTGCTGGACGCACCAGGCCAGGAGCGAGCCGGGCGCCGCCATCTTCCGCGCGGGGGAAGGGAAACGGCGGCGCACCGCCCCCAcacccgccgcccccccccgggaaCGCGGCCGCGGCGCGACCGTTCCGGCCCCCGGTTCTCCCCAGGGGGAGGGTGTTGCGGTCCActctttaaaaaccaaaaccacatcCCAAGTAGAGTAAAAACATATTATTATGGCTCACGttgataccgaaaagccggtcgaagaaactccCTAAGActcattttgcagttttagaaagcaggcattctttattgcagcgcgGGAGGCACAGGGGATAATTCCACCGAGCGTGCATGCCGCAGCTCCcgcacaaacaggttatatagaataactaattacATATGAATCAGATTagcatacatatacataaaaatgattataactgattatcatagtactgcctacatccgatcatgcgcaatgaagagttcatttgagtcgaagggctgcttttatgaCCACCAACCCGTTTGAGATTCTGTTGGTTGTCCTTGAAGTCGTTGTTCTCGTCCTTGTTCTTTGAccttgaagcttaacgcagtttcagtcacatgtggtcagtttcaacattgttctcatctagcgtacaggaacatctagtcgtaagagcaaagaactgcaaaacttatgagtagctacctctactagttaattgcttggctatacttttgtctattgtttcaatcgTAATGTTAGCATAACATTTCTAAtcattatttaccaaatctcacttttacagtcatctagcagcaaaccagtttctgtggctggtacaaaatattaaaaccatcaaaatatttagaaataccatgcagaatgtatggacatatgctatcatCTTTTCACACGTGCCAGCACCACAAAATAGAAGAGAATGGAGAATTACgctatcatttaaaaaaaaaaaagccagcactAAAAGCCTGATTAAGCTAACACACATCAGAATGAACATTAAAAGATAAAGGGAGCAATAactgctgggaagggagggaatgTGTTTGGGACCAACAGCCACCGAGACATTGGACACACTGGAGAAGGACAGTGTGATTTCTTAGAAAAAACACAGCTCCAGCTGGGTATCTGAGAGCAAGATTCATTGCCTCCGCAAAGGCAAAAGCCTCCGGTCCCAGCAGCTGCCCACGCAGCTCACATCATGTtctcaggctgcagctgccacAAAGGAGCCTCACATCGGGGAGACCATGATTTTATTTGTCATAAAGCGATCTTGCGCTGAAATTGGGGCTGCCTGGCCTTCCTCCCTACGCGCTGCTTAGCTAGATCCTCGTAAGGTAAGACTTTGCACATCGGAGGGAGCTCCAGGCGTAGCCTGGAGGCAGGAGGTAACAAATGGCCCCATCCCTGCACTCCCAGTGCCTGGGCTCCATGCCTAGGCTCCCGAGCTGCCTGGGTGTCCCTCCTGGCTTGCTGCCTTGCTCCCCGGGGACCTGCATTACCCTCTGGCACTGCCCATCCACAGATGTGCCACCACGACGCTTGCCCAGTCCTGCGGTGCACTTGATCTTGCTGGAAAAGACCAGGAAGAAACGTAATTTTTCAGCCAGAGCAGTTGTTCCACCCTGTTCCCTGCGAACTCACACTGAACCCACCTGAACTCAcgctgctgcaggaaaaaaagcgTCTTGGACCAGAATGTGACACGTTGCAGGGCTTTCCGTGGTCCCGGCCATTgtgacatgtttttaaaagtgccaTAGGCAGACAGCAAACTGTTGGGAGCCAAAGCTCCATCTCTGCAAGCACCTGGGAAGGGAACAAACTTCCCTCTCTCGGAAAGGCTCGGTGGTGTCGGCGGCACTGCCCGCAGCTGAGCACAGCCGTCACAATTTGTCGCAGTGGGGAGCAGTAtcactcttccccttctccccccggACTGCTGCGGTATCAATAAGGATGAGTGCCAGTGCCGGGCTGTGGGACGTGGGTGCCGGCCCCTGCAACGAGCAGGGTAGCGGGGAGGGAGCCCCGCTGCCACGGAGGGGAAGCCCGGGGTATCCCTGTGCCACCTCCTTCtcgggggagcggggctggggctgcagggctgacCGGCCTGGGGCTGCGAGCCGGGGCGGCAGCCCTGCGCGTCCGGGAGAGGGAACGGCGGGCCGTTGACACTCGGTGGCTGCTGAGGGGAGCGGCGCTGAGAGGACCCCCGACGAAGGGAGCGGGCTTGAGGGAAGCGTCCCTGAGGCCAGAGGGGCTCTGAGGGGAGCGCGGTGAGGAGGACCCGCGCTGAGGGGGAGAGGGCTGAGGGAAGCGACCCTGAGGGGAAGCGGGCTCAGGGGACCCGCGCTGAGGGGAGAGGCGCTGAGGGGGTCCGCGCTGAGGGGATCCGCGCTGAGGGGATCCGCTCCGAGGGGATCCGCTCTGAGGGGACCCGCGCTGAGGGGACCCGCGCTGAGGGGATCCGCTCTGAGGGGACCCGCGCTGAGGGGACCCGCGCTGAGGGGATCCGCTCTGAGGGGACCCGCGCTGAGGGGACCCGCGCTGAGGGGATCCGCTCTGAGGGGACCCGCGCTGAGGGGACCCGCGCTGAGGGGATCTGCTCTGAGGGGACCCACGCTGAGGGGACCCGCGCTGACAGGAGAGGCGCTGAAGGGATCTGCTCTGAGGGGACCCACGCTGAGGGGACCCGCGCTGACAGGAGAGGCGCTGAAGGGACCCGCTCTGAGGGGACCCGCGCTGCGGGGACCCACGCTGAGGGGATCTGCGCTGAGGGGACCCGCGCTGAGAGGACCCGCGCTGAGGGGATCTGCGCTGAGGGGACCCGCGCTGAGGGGACCCGCGCTGAGGGGATCTGCGCTGAGGGGACCCGCGCTGAGGGGATCCGCTCTGAGGGGATCCGCTCTGAGGGGACCCGCGCTGAGGGGACCCGCGCTGAGGGGATCTGCGCTGAGAGGAGAGGCGCTGAAGGGACCCGCTCTGAGGGGATCCGCGCGCTGCGCCGTGGGGAGGGGAGCGGCCCGGCGCGCTCCCATTGGCGGGCGCTGGCCAATCGCCTTTCCCCGCGGGCGGCGTCCTCTCCCgcgcgggccgggcggcggcggcgggtgcgGTGGGTAGGATGGTGCGGACCAAGGCGGAGAGCGGCGGGGCTTACCGCAAAGgtgcgggccgggccgggtggGAGAGGACATGGGCGGTGTGGGGGAGCACCGCGGAGCCGCCGCTCACCGGTTCCCTCTCCCCGCAGTGCTGGCCGCCCGGGCTCCCCGGAAggtgctgggctccagcagcaTCAACGCGGGACCGTCGCCGGTGGCCAAGAGAGGTGAGAGCGgggctcccctccctccctccgtctgtccgtccgtccgtccctcCCCGCCCGGCCTGCGGCGGGGCTGACGGCCGCTCTCCCCTCAGGCGAGGGCCGCCGTGTGGGGGGGAACCCGGTGTGCGTGAGGCCCGTCCCCGCCTGGCAGAGGGGCATCGGCGAGTTCCTGCGGCTGCCGCAGAAGGAGAACCGGGCGCCCGGCGGAGAGGCGGCGGGGAGCAGCGGCCTGGGGCCGGCCGCCACAAAGTAGGTGTCGGACCCCCGGGGCTCGGGGTGGGGAGGCAGCCCCCATCTGTCTCCTCTCCTCAGCCCCCATCTCCATCACCCCCCATCTCTCCTCGGTCCCCATCCGACTGCCGTCAGCCCGCCCCGTGAACCGCGGGGGCTTTCTCAGGAGCGTGTTTAATCGCGGGTTTCCTCCCGCTCTGCGAGCCCCTGCGAACCGAAATTGCAACGAGGTGGGGCCGAAGGAGGTGCAGAAGTGTCGTGCCTGGGGGTTAACGGGCAGGGAAGGGGCGCGCTCGGTGTGTCGGAGAGGCAAAGTGCAACAGGAACGGGTTTTGTACACTTGAGGAGTTTCGGTGGTCGGCTGTAGCCTGGCTCTCGGAACGTGCTGCTTGCATTTAATGCtcacttcctttaaaaaaaaaaaaaaattaaaaagctgtctgAGGTACAACAGAGAGCTAAAACCGCCTGCAGAGCGGCAGCGATGCACGCAGCTGTCGTCGCTGCAGCTGGTGCTCCGTGATGTTGCTTTGAACTGTGCCCCGGTATTGTCAGCGTGGTCTGCGGGGTGACATTAAACAGCAAAATCCCTGTCACTTTTAAAGAATACCGAGCGCGATGTGCCTGGCTGACGGCAAGGGGTGTGCTGAGGGCTGTCAGTGTGTCCTTGGGTGAAACAAATTGTGACTAGTTTTCCTCCATGTCTGCTTTGAAActacaatttatttttgaaggagCAAGCGACCGCTAAAAAGTTGACGGCGTGTCTCTTAACCTTCATATCCTcactgaaataacatttctcagCGAAGTGATAAAACACAGCATCTGTCTTCACTGACCTCGTGGGGGTTTTCTAAAAATGGGTGGAGTAACTGGTAGTACAGGCAAATTCTCTGTTCTCAGACATACTTTGTTTGCATATGGACCAGAGCGATGTGACGCTCCGTTGCCGTCAgctctgtttcagaaaagcttAGGAGACTGCTGGCGACTTCTGTACATCAGAAATTGAATTGCTTTACCAAGCTGACGCTTCAAAGATTAACTTGTAGGCTGTACTACTGACTAAAAAGGTAGTAGTGCGAAATATTGTCTTACAGACGCGCTATTCTCAATTGCCAAGGTTGTCTTTTTCACCAAATAGAGATAATCCTAAATTGTCTGGGGGCCCTCCATAAGAATTAGTCCTGAATTGTCTTGAagaagaagcaaacaaacacatTTAACCGCACCCTACCTCTTGGAGAAACAGATGTGCACTGTAGTGCTTCAAAGATTTCATGTCTTCCATTTGAAATTTGTTTGGCTGAGTTAGGACCCAGGTGGTGATAACCCTGCAGAGAACACACAGTGTCACCATCTAAAACAAGTTACAGCTTCCCACTGTGTTCTGGAAGAAGCAAGAGCTGTACTCGTGTAGCTAAgcaactttgtttttttcagtcacaCGGGTAAGTTAGGTTGAAACTCAGGCATGAAATGGGAGTTAAATTTTCAGCTTCCTAGAAATGGTGTGGGACCTGCATGTGGCCCTCTGGGTCAAGAAGGACGCGCAGAGAACATCTGAGGATGTGTCGGTGTGCAATGTTTTCTACACTGAAGTAGGCTTTCCCATTTGAAAGGTAGGCGTGTGCTGCTTAATCTGGGCTTCTAGCACTTAGGACTGATACAAGCTACTTTATCCTATTGTCTCAAGGTGCAGTCTGGGGCTAATTAAAGTCATTTAGGTCACCGAGCCTCTAGGACCAGAGCTTTGTTAGCCTTTCAAACACAAGTTGGTTGAGTTCTGATAACTCTTTTGAACTGATAATGCTTTTTACAGAGCTCGCCCCCTGCCACCAGATCCTGCAGAAGATGGCGAGTCCTCTGAAGAAGAGTAACGTGATCTGACCCTGACTTTAATGATAAACCGCGTCTCCATAGTCAAGCTGttttttgtatatttgtataGTTTTTCTACAGTTTGTTACGGCTTATGTTCAGCTGTTGCACAGAACTAAAAGTGTAAGTTTGAGAGACTGCAAGAAGATTGTGGTGAAATTAATATATACTTTCTGAAACTTTCTGAAACTTAGCATTCAGTATAagttactgttttaatttttatcttggTTTCCTTGAGTTCCTCAGTGACTCCTGCATATTGTGCAGCTTTTATCTTTTGATTGCCTTGTGCCTGTCCAAGACTTGCATGATCatgcttgttctgtttttagAAAGCAGATTCTTAATTTTCTAATACATTGAAGCATTCTGAAAATATATCCGTGTTGTGTCTTTATTGAAGTAAAACCTGTTAATGACGACCTCTTTGTTTGAAGATGGGAAAACTGGATTTGAAGAGACACCGGTGAGGTGGAAGGGCAGCTGTCACTTGCTATGATTTAGAGGTgaagtttaattaaaacaaactggATTGTTCTAATGAATCAAAACCCTGGAAGCCTGGGGAGCAAtaaactgctaaaaataaaacaaacttgttATCGTGAAGTGCCTGAGGCTGCCACGCAACTTCTGGGGTACTTTATATGAAATGGTGAGTAGGGTCTTGTGGAGAAGCAGAGATGGGTCTTATTTTCAGGGGTtctgtttctgctcttccttaGAAGCACCACAAATGGTCAGAGTATTGTTGAGCTGATGAAAAGGTGAGTGTTTGCACATGAGGAGAATTCAGTGGCAGCTCTAGTAGATCAGCCTGGTATATTTATCATGGGGAAAGCGTTGAACACTGTCTAAAAGCCTCTTCCTAAAAAGTCTATGAATAGAAAGGAGGGTTGTTACAGAAGAGCAGTGCAGGTTGTTTGAATGAGAAGTAGCAAGTGAAGATTTCTctttaatagaaatttaaaaaaaaaaaaaaccaaaacgtaGATTAAGGTGATTAAGCTTATGATAATGTGCTGTACAAACTACAGACTTCTTTGCCCTGACATtacacaaaataacaaaaaaacttgttttctgattattttctaGTGAACTGAAGCACAGTGCTAGTAAGATAACACACTGAACAGGCTGTTCTGTAAGTAGCTGTGTAAGATCTTATCTGCATTCCCTGCTGCAAACCATTCGGTACCTGTGTCATACAGGAAACGGGTCAGCTAGTGCTCTGATAGCAGGTATTTTCTTAGTAACTTCATTATCTCAGCCTTTCTAGCAAAAGACAAGTTCTCAGCATGCAGAAATACTCTCCTACCCCTTCGTTAGCCTGAATTAAGTACTCCTGGTGCAGCTAAGGGCTCCTTCATGTGAGAATATGGGCTGGCATAGTTCGGTTGCTCACACTTAATGAGATCAGGGGTAGGCCTTCCCAA from Aquila chrysaetos chrysaetos chromosome 5, bAquChr1.4, whole genome shotgun sequence carries:
- the PCLAF gene encoding PCNA-associated factor, producing MVRTKAESGGAYRKVLAARAPRKVLGSSSINAGPSPVAKRGEGRRVGGNPVCVRPVPAWQRGIGEFLRLPQKENRAPGGEAAGSSGLGPAATKARPLPPDPAEDGESSEEE